The following nucleotide sequence is from Chromobacterium rhizoryzae.
CTGGAACAGAACCGCGAACAAGTGGAATGGATGATGGCGCGGCTGCAGCACATCGCGCGCAAGATGAACTCGATCCGCCGCGCGCTGACCGGGGAAATGCCGCCGCCGGACGACGCCGTCGGCAGCTGGATTCCGGAACTGACCCGGGCCCGCGGCGACTTGAAGCAAGCGCTGATGCGCACCGCCAACGTCGACGAGGACGAACAACGCCGCATCGCCGCCATCCTGAGGCAAGCCTGTGAGCAAATTCTGGGCGACACCGGCTAATAAGGTGCTGACGGCCAGTTACGCACCGGCGAGAGGGATTCAGCAAGGCCTTGAAACCCGCTTTGAAACGCTTATGCGCCGTACGCGCATTCCGCTTTCTCAGCCGCAAAGTCCCCCGCTCTTGCCCGCATGGCCGTAAACAGCGTCCAAGAAGCTGTTCACGCCCCCAAGCCGCCCAGCCATGACTTCAAGACAGGATTCTCTATGACCACACCCGATCTGACCGTGCAACGCCTGCGCCACCCGCTGCGCTTCCGCCTGCTGCAAGTGCGCGCCATCCGCCCGCTCGGCCCCAAGCTGCTCCGTGTCACCCTGGGCGGCGAGGAACTGGCGGGCTTCGCCACCGCCTCCTTCGACGACCACCTCAAAGTGTTCTTCCCCGAGCATCCGGACGCCAAACCCGCGCTGCCGGCGCTGGTGGACGAAACCCTGATTTATCCGGAAGGCCAGCCGCGCCCCACCGCGCGCGACTACACCCCCTGCCGCTTCGACCCGGAGCGGTTGGAGCTGGACCTGGAGTTCGTACTGCACGAGGCCGGCCCCGCCACCAGCTGGGCGGCTCAGGCCAAGCCCGGCCAATACCTGGGCATAGGCGGCCCGCGCGGCTCCTTGGTCATTCCGGCGGCTTTCGACTGGCACCTGCTGATCGGCGACGAGTCCGCCTTGCCGGCCATCCGCCGCCGCCTGGCCGAGCTGCCGCCCGCGGCCAAGGTCATCGCCCTGCTGCAAACCAGCGAGGCGGGTCAAAGCTGCGAACTGCCCGCCCATCCCAATGCCGACATCCGCTGGGTGCACCAAGGCGCCGACGCCGAGCCCGCGCTGCTCTCCGCGCTCAAGCCGCTGACGCTGCCGGCGGGCGAAGGCTTTGTCTGGGCCGCCGGCGAATACCACGCCATCCGCGCAGTGCGCCAATACCTGCGCGAGGAGCGCGGCATAGACAAGAGCCGCATCCGCGCCGCCAGCTACTGGCGGGAAGGCAAGGCCGCCAGCCACGAAACCCTGGAAGACTGACACGACAAAGCCCCCGAGATGGGGGCTTTGCTTATCCGTCGGACCCGCTTAACCCAGCGGCCAGTTCAATACCACGATGGAGTCGTTGTAGTCCTGGTCCGCGCCGTCTTCCGCGCCCACCAAGGCCAGGTTCAGACGATTGGCCAACACCACCTGGCTGGACACCAGGTCGGACTGCTTGCCGTTGACCGTCACCGCCACCCTCACCGCACCGGAACCGGAGTTGATCACCCGCGTGCCCAGATTGCGGTCGTCCACGCCACTGCCGCTGAACGTGGCGCGCGGCTCGTTGTCCACGTATACGGTGATGTTTTGCTGATAAGCCGCATTGGTCAACGCGGTCACGCCGAAGTTGATGCGCGGGGGAAGAGTGAATACGCCTTGCTGAGCCATCGTCGTTCTCCTGTAAGGGTTCAAACGCCAAACTTCTCAGAGCCTGTTTGAAGTCTCGCGAACTAGAGCGAGACAAGGCGTTGCGGCGGAAAAAGCGGCATGCACTCCTGGCACATGAGCGCCTCGAAACTGTTTTCAACGCCGTATCGCCGACGCGCAGCAGTCATTGAACAGGCTCCCAGGCCGGTTTCCGCGCGCCGACGCGCAGAAGAAGCCCTCCGTCTCAAGCTGCCACTGCCTCCATTACCGTAGGCAAGCGCGCCCGCGTATTCACCGGGCCCAAAGGTCAGGACAAATACAGACTATCCGAACCAGACCACGCTGAGCGGGCGCTCACAGCCCGGCATGCTATAGTTTGAAACCCTTTTGCAGCGCTTGCGCGGCCCGCTTCGGCTCCCTCTCCCACCCTCACAGATAGGACATTTGAGTTCAATAAAACAATAAATAATTAATATATTAAATTAAAAGGAAAAATGCATGTTAGATAACACCCGCCCACTTCCCGTCAATCAAAACCCGTCCACGGATTCCGGCCTGGAAGTTCACCCCATCGGCTCCCTGGAAACCATAGGCATCATCGTCGGCACCAATATCGGCGCCGGCGTGCTGGGCATTGCTTTCGCCGCCCGCAAAACGGGTTACCTGCCCTTGCTGGCCTGCCTGATCCTCACTTGCGTCATCTGCATCATCACCATGCTCTACACCGCCGAGGCCTGTTTGCGCACCCGCGGCAACCACCAACTCAGCGGCCTGGCTCAACGCTACCTGGGCGGCATCGGCGCTTGGCTGATTTTCATCGCCGTCGCCGCCAACAGCTATGGCGCGCTCACCGCTTATATGAGCGGCAGCGGCAACATCCTCGCCGATTTCTTCAATGAATACGGCCTAAGCCCGCAGCTGGGCAGCCTGTTGTTCTTCATTCCCTCCGCCTTGATTCTGTACCTGGGCCTGAAAGCCTTGGGCGCCGGCCAAAAACTGATCAGCGGCGCGATGATGACCATCGTCCTCGTCCTCATTTTCGCCACGATCTCCCATCCCTCGTCCAACGTCGCCTATCTGCTGCAAAGGGAATGGGAATACGTGATCCCGGTGTTCAATCTGGCGGTCTTCGTCTTTGGCGCGCAATTCCTGGTGCCGGAACTGGTGCGCGGCAATCAGCATCAAGCCCGTCAACTGCCGCGCCTGATCGTGGCCGGCATGCTGGCCACTTTGCTGCTGGTGGCGGCCATTCCCGCTTCGGTGATCGCACTGGTCGGCAACGACAACGTCAGCCAGGTGGCCACGCTCAACTGGGGGCGCGCCCTGGGCAATTGGGCGTATTACACCGCCAATATCTTCGCGCTGCTGGCCATGATGACCTCTTA
It contains:
- a CDS encoding aromatic amino acid transport family protein, which encodes MLDNTRPLPVNQNPSTDSGLEVHPIGSLETIGIIVGTNIGAGVLGIAFAARKTGYLPLLACLILTCVICIITMLYTAEACLRTRGNHQLSGLAQRYLGGIGAWLIFIAVAANSYGALTAYMSGSGNILADFFNEYGLSPQLGSLLFFIPSALILYLGLKALGAGQKLISGAMMTIVLVLIFATISHPSSNVAYLLQREWEYVIPVFNLAVFVFGAQFLVPELVRGNQHQARQLPRLIVAGMLATLLLVAAIPASVIALVGNDNVSQVATLNWGRALGNWAYYTANIFALLAMMTSYWGLGGCLLTNIFDHFRLGPEGHPVKRCLVLAAVALPPFLFAYSGASSFVGALYFAGTFGGVLMGIMPIILLNRARRHGETVPAFRCGWYAHPLIQALIAATFAGSGLYAIAAAMGWLPASW
- a CDS encoding siderophore-interacting protein; translated protein: MTTPDLTVQRLRHPLRFRLLQVRAIRPLGPKLLRVTLGGEELAGFATASFDDHLKVFFPEHPDAKPALPALVDETLIYPEGQPRPTARDYTPCRFDPERLELDLEFVLHEAGPATSWAAQAKPGQYLGIGGPRGSLVIPAAFDWHLLIGDESALPAIRRRLAELPPAAKVIALLQTSEAGQSCELPAHPNADIRWVHQGADAEPALLSALKPLTLPAGEGFVWAAGEYHAIRAVRQYLREERGIDKSRIRAASYWREGKAASHETLED
- a CDS encoding fucose-binding lectin II, producing MAQQGVFTLPPRINFGVTALTNAAYQQNITVYVDNEPRATFSGSGVDDRNLGTRVINSGSGAVRVAVTVNGKQSDLVSSQVVLANRLNLALVGAEDGADQDYNDSIVVLNWPLG